In Gasterosteus aculeatus chromosome 15, fGasAcu3.hap1.1, whole genome shotgun sequence, a single genomic region encodes these proteins:
- the clec14a gene encoding C-type lectin domain family 14 member A has protein sequence METCFNETSSPYQGSAHFLSWREGVWRRNQEKLDIQRQREEKLNVKEINEELDDSEKMESSFCWLPLVIFFRTIWASSPPYTVHSDRVSFHQASELCRPGVLTKLSSQQEVRDVLGFVSGSATPFQEEFNFWVGLKKLKDECVIPTLPLRGFKWTEDGSQEFQVSQWAQEPQDTCTAVRCAVLNGRWDGSNFTSWGLVPVSCKSNYQFICKLRDGGTSAKPAEPEPTELAAPETQNAASPRPPKSVASEPTSPPKPAGLEPTELPKPAASQSTAVLKSAAPEPPTHATPAKSEPRPSTQQPDTSKREPGLPSLGPKPETRPELGSGSCQNPLIPSARSISLDNSSRIQVECWSSDRVELLCSGHPPVWGLLDGSPANFSTVCVPCGSGFRKDESGFCVDVDECAGAACRHSCLNTAGSFRCFCSNQDGERVDEDSPACAEATMAGVLMPVLVATATLALLVLVVAVTVKCCLIRRSKTRAMKKAEKMGMKSDEDSFQRP, from the exons ATggaaacatgttttaat GAAACCAGCTCGCCGTATCAAGGCTCTGCACACTTCCTGTCCTGGAGGGAGGGCGTGTGGAGGAGGAACCAGGAGAAGCTGGATATACAGAGGCAGCGAGAAGAGAAACTCAACGTAAAGGAGATAAACGAGGAATTGGACG ACTCAGAGAAGATGGAGTCTTCGTTCTGCTGGTTACCCCTTGTGATCTTCTTCAGAACCATCTGGGCCTCTTCGCCGCCTTACACTGTCCACAGTGATCGGGTCAGCTTCCACCAGGCCTCCGAGCTCTGCCGCCCCGGCGTCCTCACCAAGCTCTCCAGCCAACAGGAGGTCCGCGATGTCCTCGGGTTTGTCTCCGGCTCAGCGACTCCGTTTCAGGAGGAATTCAACTTCTGGGTCGGGCTGAAGAAGCTCAAGGATGAGTGCGTCATTCCCACGCTCCCTCTGAGGGGGTTCAAGTGGACCGAGGATGGCAGTCAAGAATTCCAGGTGAGCCAATGGGCACAGGAGCCGCAGGACACCTGCACGGCGGTGCGCTGCGCGGTGCTGAATGGGCGGTGGGATGGGTCCAACTTCACCAGCTGGGGACTGGTCCCGGTCAGCTGTAAGAGCAACTACCAGTTTATCTGTAAGCTGAGAGATGGAGGAACCAGTGCCAAACCAGCAGAACCAGAACCAACAGAACTAGCAGCACcggaaacacaaaatgcagcaTCGCCGAGACCACCAAAATCCGTAGCATCAGAGCCAACTTCCCCACCAAAACCAGCTGGATTAGAACCAACAGAACTACCAAAACCAGCTGCATCACAATCAACAGCAGTACTCAAATCAGCTGCACCAGAACCACCAACGCATGCTACTCCGGCTAAATCAGAACCAAGACCTTCAACACAACAACCAGACACATCTAAACGAGAACCTGGGCTTCCTTCTCTCGGGCCGAAGCCTGAAACTCGACCTGAGCTCGGTTCCGGTTCCTGTCAGAACCCCCTCATCCCCAGTGCTCGCTCCATCAGCTTGGACAACAGCAGCCGGATCCAGGTGGAGTGCTGGTCCTCTGACCGGGTGGAGCTGCTCTGCTCGGGCCATCCTCCTGTCTGGGGACTTCTGGACGGCTCGCCGGCAAACTTCTCCACTGTGTGCGTGCCGTGTGGATCTGGCTTCCGGAAAGACGAGTCCGGATTCTGCGTGGACGTGGACGAGTGCGCCGGCGCCGCCTGCAGGCACAGCTGCCTTAACACGGCAGGCTCCTTCAGGTGCTTCTGCTCCAACCAGGACGGGGAACGCGTTGACGAGGACTCGCCGGCGTGCGCCGAAGCCACGATGGCCGGCGTCCTGATGCCGGTGCTGGTTGCCACGGCGACGCTGGCGTTGCTGGTGCTGGTCGTTGCGGTGACGGTGAAATGTTGTCTGATAAGGCGCTCAAAGACACGCGCCATGAAGAAGGCCGAGAAGATGGGGATGAAGAGCGATGAAGACTCCTTCCAAAGGCCGTGA
- the LOC120832469 gene encoding uncharacterized protein LOC120832469 isoform X1: MNLWEAQSEIKKLLSHVKPSDVRGLLTWIRCSDEFDDFLSNNQTKILKNISEDLRGSLPPDAMFSSEVTAYNKMQQCSRPTIHVDSFLYDEDQVDFLCEDGTMSRSYCLTCGSHRTAPLDFISHSFSISELCFLFENVLPDLSGQLVVDVGSRLGTVLYGGHVFSSASQLIGLEINEEFVKLQNNILQKYKMTDRIQVLHTDVLLQNVLLQKADVLILNNVFEFFMEPSEQVRAWRFVMENFRKKGSLLVCVPGLQESLNSLQVDLQLGWVEELPVDHKVYLGGDMDQDALTQIHLYRVM; the protein is encoded by the exons ATGAATCTTTGGGAAGCCCAATCCGAGATAAAGAAGCTGCTGAGCCACGTGAAGCCGAGTGACGTCCGTGGTCTGCTGACGTGGATCCGGTGTTCAG ACGAGTTCGACGACTTTCTGTCCAACAACCAGACGAAAATTCTGAAGAAcatctctgaagatctgagagGGAGTCTTCCTCCAGATGCCATGTTTTCCTCTGAGGTTACTGCTTATAACAAG ATGCAGCAGTGCTCTCGCCCAACGATCCACGTGGACAGTTTCCTGTATGATGAAGATCAGGTGGACTTTCTGTGTGAGGACGGAACCATGAGTCGGTCCTATTGTCTTACCTGTGGATCCCACAGAACCGCCCCTCTGG actTCATCTCTCACTCATTCTCCATATCGGAACTTTGCTTCCTGTTCGAGAACGTTCTTCCAGACCTGAGCGGTCAGCTTGTGGTGGACGTGGGCTCCAGACTGGGAACGGTGCTGTACGGG ggtCATGTGTTCAGTTCCGCCTCTCAGCTGATTGGTTTAGAGATCAATGAGGAGTTTGTCAAACTTCAGAATAACATCCTGCAGAAATACAAGATGACCGACCGAatacag gtTCTGCACACGGATGTTCTGCTACAGAATGTTCTGCTGCAGAAGGCAGATGTTCTCATCCTGAACAACGTCTTTGAGTTCTTCATGGAACCCAGTGAACAAGTCAG agcGTGGAGGTTCGTCATGGAGAACTTCAGGAAAAAAGGATCTCTGCTGGTTTGTGTTCCTGGTCTGCAGGAAAGTCTGAACAGTCTGCAG GTAGACCTGCAGCTTGGCTGGGTGGAGGAACTTCCTGTGGACCACAAGGTTTACCTGGGCGGAGACATGGACCAGGATGCACTGACACAGATCCACCTGTACAGGGTCATGTGA
- the LOC120832469 gene encoding uncharacterized protein LOC120832469 isoform X2, with the protein MNLWEAQSEIKKLLSHVKPSDVRGLLTWIRCSDEFDDFLSNNQTKILKNISEDLRGSLPPDAMFSSEVTAYNKMQQCSRPTIHVDSFLYDEDQVDFLYFISHSFSISELCFLFENVLPDLSGQLVVDVGSRLGTVLYGGHVFSSASQLIGLEINEEFVKLQNNILQKYKMTDRIQVLHTDVLLQNVLLQKADVLILNNVFEFFMEPSEQVRAWRFVMENFRKKGSLLVCVPGLQESLNSLQVDLQLGWVEELPVDHKVYLGGDMDQDALTQIHLYRVM; encoded by the exons ATGAATCTTTGGGAAGCCCAATCCGAGATAAAGAAGCTGCTGAGCCACGTGAAGCCGAGTGACGTCCGTGGTCTGCTGACGTGGATCCGGTGTTCAG ACGAGTTCGACGACTTTCTGTCCAACAACCAGACGAAAATTCTGAAGAAcatctctgaagatctgagagGGAGTCTTCCTCCAGATGCCATGTTTTCCTCTGAGGTTACTGCTTATAACAAG ATGCAGCAGTGCTCTCGCCCAACGATCCACGTGGACAGTTTCCTGTATGATGAAGATCAGGTGGACTTTCTGT actTCATCTCTCACTCATTCTCCATATCGGAACTTTGCTTCCTGTTCGAGAACGTTCTTCCAGACCTGAGCGGTCAGCTTGTGGTGGACGTGGGCTCCAGACTGGGAACGGTGCTGTACGGG ggtCATGTGTTCAGTTCCGCCTCTCAGCTGATTGGTTTAGAGATCAATGAGGAGTTTGTCAAACTTCAGAATAACATCCTGCAGAAATACAAGATGACCGACCGAatacag gtTCTGCACACGGATGTTCTGCTACAGAATGTTCTGCTGCAGAAGGCAGATGTTCTCATCCTGAACAACGTCTTTGAGTTCTTCATGGAACCCAGTGAACAAGTCAG agcGTGGAGGTTCGTCATGGAGAACTTCAGGAAAAAAGGATCTCTGCTGGTTTGTGTTCCTGGTCTGCAGGAAAGTCTGAACAGTCTGCAG GTAGACCTGCAGCTTGGCTGGGTGGAGGAACTTCCTGTGGACCACAAGGTTTACCTGGGCGGAGACATGGACCAGGATGCACTGACACAGATCCACCTGTACAGGGTCATGTGA